In one Microbulbifer pacificus genomic region, the following are encoded:
- a CDS encoding cupin domain-containing protein codes for MTASVNRSVGPLTHLGEIPVEIFLREYWQKKPLLIRNAFPGFEAPISGEELAGMALEERIESRIVEEHGIDGPWQLRNGPFTEEDFFALPKTHWTLLVQAVDQWIPEVAMLKDYFRFLPDWRLDDIMISYAADQGSVGPHYDFYDVFLLQAEGTRRWHLGPKADANSPRVEGTPLNILRDFESETSWLLEPGDMLYLPPQYSHWGIAEGGCTTISIGFRAPSARTMLEDLAAELGAGLPEHYRYTDVDLSLPANPAEIDGAAVARVQRQLAEWLQQPQNIAQWFGAIMTEAKYPDTIALDAGAADDWREELAEGGSLILNPGSRCAFCRDPATLFVDGESFSAPLLFAEGFCESHEITQSDVDAYPELAAKDALLDVLVSQGSLIYPELLEDDDLDDEEETD; via the coding sequence ATGACGGCGTCGGTGAATCGCTCCGTTGGACCGCTGACACATCTGGGAGAGATCCCGGTGGAAATATTTTTGCGGGAATACTGGCAAAAAAAGCCACTGTTGATCCGCAACGCCTTTCCCGGCTTTGAGGCACCGATTTCCGGCGAAGAGCTCGCCGGTATGGCGCTGGAAGAGCGGATTGAATCCCGTATCGTCGAGGAGCATGGCATCGACGGACCGTGGCAGCTGCGCAACGGTCCGTTTACCGAAGAGGATTTCTTCGCCCTGCCAAAAACCCACTGGACCCTGCTGGTGCAAGCGGTAGACCAGTGGATTCCGGAAGTTGCGATGCTCAAAGACTATTTCCGGTTTCTCCCCGACTGGCGTCTCGACGACATCATGATCAGCTACGCCGCGGATCAGGGAAGTGTGGGCCCCCACTACGACTTCTACGACGTATTTTTGCTCCAGGCAGAAGGTACGCGCCGCTGGCATCTCGGCCCCAAAGCCGATGCCAACAGCCCGCGTGTGGAAGGTACACCGCTAAACATTCTGCGGGATTTCGAGTCCGAAACCAGCTGGCTGCTCGAACCCGGTGACATGCTCTACCTGCCGCCCCAGTACAGCCACTGGGGAATTGCCGAAGGTGGCTGCACCACGATCTCCATCGGTTTCCGGGCACCATCTGCGCGCACCATGCTGGAGGATTTGGCCGCAGAGCTAGGCGCCGGTCTACCGGAGCACTACCGTTACACGGATGTCGATCTGAGCCTGCCGGCAAATCCCGCGGAAATTGACGGGGCAGCGGTGGCGCGCGTACAACGCCAACTGGCGGAATGGCTGCAGCAACCACAGAACATCGCTCAGTGGTTTGGCGCCATCATGACGGAAGCCAAATACCCGGACACCATCGCCCTGGACGCCGGCGCCGCCGACGACTGGCGTGAGGAGCTCGCTGAAGGCGGCAGCCTTATCCTAAATCCAGGCTCCCGCTGTGCGTTCTGTCGCGATCCAGCAACCCTGTTCGTAGACGGAGAATCCTTCTCTGCCCCCCTGCTGTTTGCGGAAGGCTTTTGCGAGTCTCACGAAATCACTCAGAGCGATGTCGACGCCTATCCCGAGCTCGCCGCTAAAGACGCGCTGCTCGACGTACTGGTTTCGCAAGGCAGTCTCATTTACCCTGAACTCCTCGAGGATGACGACCTGGATGATGAAGAGGAGACTGATTGA
- the purB gene encoding adenylosuccinate lyase, whose amino-acid sequence MTVELSALTAVSPIDGRYESKTAALRDIFSEYGLIRARVEVEVRWLQQLARHEKIAEVQAFTGDSNQILDDIVSQFSLQDAERIKEIERTTNHDVKAVEYFLKEKVKGDEQLAAVSEFIHFACTSEDINNLSHALMLRAGRDQVLLPAMNQIVNEIATLAKNFADVPMLSRTHGQTASPTTVGKEMANVVARLRRQVKQIRDVELLGKINGAVGNYNAHLSAYPDVDWQANAEEFVTSLGLSWNPYTTQIEPHDYIAELFDAIARFNTILIDFDRDVWGYISLGYFKQKVVAGEVGSSTMPHKVNPIDFENSEGNLGIANAVFQHLAAKLPVSRWQRDLTDSTVLRNMGVGAGYSVIAYAATLKGLSKLEINRARLEEDLNNAWEVLAEPIQTVMRRYNIEEPYEKLKALTRGQGITKETLAVFIDGLDMPEDAKQALRELTPATYIGNAIAQANNI is encoded by the coding sequence ATGACTGTCGAACTATCCGCTCTTACCGCGGTTTCCCCCATTGATGGACGCTACGAGAGCAAAACCGCAGCACTGCGGGATATTTTCAGTGAGTACGGTCTGATCCGTGCGCGCGTGGAAGTGGAAGTGCGCTGGCTGCAACAGCTGGCCCGCCACGAAAAAATTGCAGAAGTTCAGGCATTCACCGGCGACAGTAATCAGATCCTCGACGATATCGTCAGCCAGTTTTCCCTTCAGGATGCCGAGCGCATCAAGGAAATTGAACGCACCACCAATCACGACGTGAAGGCGGTGGAGTACTTCCTCAAGGAAAAAGTCAAAGGTGATGAGCAACTGGCGGCAGTCAGTGAGTTCATTCACTTTGCCTGCACCTCGGAAGACATCAACAACCTGTCCCACGCACTGATGCTGCGCGCGGGTCGCGATCAGGTGCTGTTGCCGGCGATGAACCAGATCGTGAATGAAATTGCCACTTTGGCGAAAAATTTCGCCGATGTCCCGATGCTGTCCCGCACCCATGGCCAGACCGCCAGCCCCACCACCGTGGGCAAGGAAATGGCCAACGTGGTCGCGCGCCTGCGCCGCCAGGTCAAGCAGATCCGCGATGTGGAATTACTGGGCAAGATCAACGGCGCTGTGGGCAATTACAATGCCCACCTCTCCGCCTATCCGGATGTTGACTGGCAGGCAAACGCCGAGGAGTTTGTAACCTCCCTCGGCCTCAGCTGGAACCCCTACACCACGCAGATCGAACCCCACGACTATATTGCTGAACTGTTCGACGCCATCGCACGCTTCAACACCATTCTGATCGACTTTGATCGCGACGTGTGGGGCTACATTTCCCTCGGCTACTTCAAGCAGAAGGTCGTGGCCGGCGAAGTGGGTTCCTCCACCATGCCGCACAAGGTCAACCCCATCGACTTTGAGAACTCCGAAGGTAACCTGGGCATTGCCAACGCGGTATTCCAGCACCTGGCCGCCAAACTGCCGGTTTCCCGCTGGCAGCGCGACCTGACCGACTCCACCGTGCTGCGCAACATGGGCGTCGGTGCCGGTTACTCCGTCATTGCCTACGCGGCCACGCTGAAAGGCCTGAGCAAGCTGGAAATCAACCGTGCGCGCCTGGAAGAAGACCTGAACAACGCGTGGGAAGTGCTCGCAGAGCCGATTCAGACCGTCATGCGTCGCTACAACATCGAAGAGCCCTACGAAAAGCTCAAGGCACTTACTCGCGGCCAGGGCATTACCAAGGAAACACTCGCGGTATTTATTGACGGCCTGGACATGCCCGAGGACGCCAAACAGGCACTGCGTGAACTGACGCCGGCCACCTATATCGGTAACGCTATCGCGCAAGCGAACAATATCTGA
- the clpS gene encoding ATP-dependent Clp protease adapter ClpS: MGKSQIIKLHSNEGERDDDYHFHEPGGDTALAEARPRLKRPPMYKVVMLNDDYTPMEFVVEALELFFYVNRERATQLMLQVHTKGKAICGVYTRDIAETKAAQVNQFARDHEHPLLCEIEADDGDENGEEG; the protein is encoded by the coding sequence ATGGGAAAATCACAAATCATTAAACTACACTCGAACGAAGGCGAGAGAGACGACGACTATCATTTTCACGAGCCCGGTGGAGATACTGCTCTGGCGGAGGCCCGTCCTCGACTGAAAAGACCGCCAATGTACAAGGTGGTCATGCTCAATGACGACTACACCCCGATGGAATTCGTCGTTGAAGCGCTGGAGCTTTTCTTTTACGTGAACCGGGAGCGTGCCACTCAACTGATGTTGCAGGTGCACACTAAGGGAAAAGCGATCTGCGGTGTCTATACTCGGGATATAGCGGAAACAAAGGCCGCGCAGGTAAATCAGTTTGCAAGGGATCACGAGCATCCACTGCTGTGTGAAATCGAAGCTGATGACGGCGATGAAAACGGTGAGGAGGGTTGA
- a CDS encoding arginyltransferase: MSQYSQLDSVRLLATLPHRCGYLDDREATTVFVDPQTPIDQRLYSQLSELGFRRSGNYLYRPQCTSCQACIPARVPVELFVPNRTQRRCWRRNRDLDVFHRHDIDTEEHYTLYARYIEERHADGEMYPPSKDQFRSFLNNAWGTTRYLEFRARGKLLATAVTDVLGGGVSAIYTFYDPAEVKRGLGSYSILYQIEWARRLGLPSLYLGYWIAECQKMAYKRQFQPLEILQGGRWTLQSGGSGP, translated from the coding sequence ATGAGTCAGTATTCCCAGCTGGACTCTGTGCGCCTGCTCGCCACCCTCCCCCACCGCTGTGGCTACCTGGATGACCGTGAAGCCACGACGGTGTTTGTCGACCCACAGACACCCATAGATCAACGCCTTTACAGCCAGCTTTCCGAGTTGGGTTTTCGTCGTAGCGGCAACTATCTCTATCGTCCCCAGTGCACGAGCTGCCAGGCATGTATCCCCGCAAGGGTGCCGGTTGAGTTGTTTGTCCCCAACCGTACTCAGCGCCGTTGCTGGCGGCGCAATCGGGACCTGGATGTGTTCCACCGCCATGACATTGACACTGAGGAGCACTACACCCTGTATGCGCGGTACATCGAAGAGCGCCATGCCGACGGTGAAATGTATCCCCCTTCAAAAGATCAGTTTCGCAGCTTTCTCAACAACGCCTGGGGTACCACCCGCTACCTGGAATTCCGCGCGCGCGGGAAACTGCTGGCCACGGCAGTTACCGATGTGCTGGGCGGTGGGGTCTCCGCCATCTACACTTTTTACGATCCCGCTGAGGTTAAACGCGGCCTCGGCAGCTATTCAATTCTGTACCAGATTGAATGGGCTCGCCGCCTGGGCTTGCCCAGCCTCTATCTCGGCTATTGGATAGCCGAGTGCCAGAAAATGGCCTACAAAAGGCAATTCCAACCGCTGGAGATCCTCCAGGGGGGGCGCTGGACCTTGCAGTCAGGCGGTTCCGGCCCCTGA
- the cspD gene encoding cold shock domain-containing protein CspD gives MPTGTVKWFNNAKGYGFILADEGGEDLFAHYSAIQMEGYRTLKAGQQVNFDIIEGDKGYHAANISLATANASRAAAPAPQQVHAVREKETEEALD, from the coding sequence ATGCCTACCGGTACCGTCAAATGGTTCAATAATGCCAAGGGTTACGGATTTATTCTCGCGGACGAAGGTGGAGAAGATTTATTCGCCCACTACTCGGCAATTCAGATGGAGGGTTACCGCACCCTGAAGGCGGGCCAGCAGGTCAACTTCGACATCATTGAAGGCGACAAAGGCTATCACGCAGCCAATATCAGCCTCGCTACCGCCAATGCCTCTCGGGCAGCCGCGCCCGCACCACAACAGGTGCACGCCGTGCGTGAGAAAGAGACCGAAGAAGCCCTCGACTGA
- the infA gene encoding translation initiation factor IF-1 has protein sequence MAKDDYIEMEGEVIDTLPNTTFRVKLENGHVVIAHISGKMRKNYIRILTGDKVKVELTPYDLSKGRITYRAR, from the coding sequence ATGGCAAAAGACGATTACATTGAAATGGAAGGCGAGGTGATCGACACCCTTCCCAACACCACATTTCGAGTAAAACTGGAAAATGGACATGTGGTAATCGCACACATTTCCGGCAAGATGCGCAAAAACTACATCCGTATCCTGACTGGAGACAAGGTCAAGGTAGAGCTCACACCCTACGACCTGAGTAAAGGCCGCATCACCTATCGCGCCCGCTGA
- a CDS encoding pseudouridine synthase, which yields MSQLILFNKPYGVLCQFTDTDGRPTLADYIRVPNVYAAGRLDYDSEGLVLLTDDGRLQHQIAHPTSKQPKVYWAQVEGEVTEEALYMLRHGVDLKDGRTAPAKARIIAEPSIWPRTPPIRERKSIPTTWVELTLSEGRNRQVRRMTAAVGHPTLRLVRRSVGKWCIDGLEPGEQRTETTVFSPDKSQPRTRSKTGSRAAPSGRKPGSTRSGAQGKGRNGQSRKR from the coding sequence ATGAGCCAACTTATCCTGTTCAACAAGCCCTATGGGGTACTCTGCCAGTTTACGGACACGGATGGCCGCCCTACCCTGGCGGATTACATCCGCGTGCCCAATGTCTACGCAGCCGGCCGTCTGGATTATGACTCCGAAGGGCTGGTGCTGCTCACGGACGACGGCCGCCTGCAACATCAGATCGCTCACCCCACGAGCAAACAGCCTAAGGTTTACTGGGCTCAGGTTGAGGGTGAGGTCACGGAAGAGGCACTGTACATGTTGCGCCACGGGGTGGACCTGAAAGATGGCCGCACCGCCCCTGCCAAGGCCCGGATTATCGCGGAACCCAGTATCTGGCCGCGCACACCGCCCATCCGAGAGCGCAAGTCCATCCCTACTACATGGGTCGAGCTAACCCTCAGCGAAGGCCGCAATCGTCAGGTGCGACGCATGACGGCCGCAGTCGGGCACCCCACCCTGCGACTGGTCCGCAGGTCTGTTGGCAAATGGTGCATCGACGGCCTGGAACCCGGCGAACAGCGCACAGAGACCACCGTCTTCTCACCCGACAAGTCACAGCCAAGAACCAGGTCCAAAACCGGATCCAGAGCCGCTCCGAGTGGTCGTAAGCCGGGGAGTACCCGCAGTGGTGCCCAGGGCAAGGGCCGCAATGGACAGAGCCGCAAACGCTGA
- the clpA gene encoding ATP-dependent Clp protease ATP-binding subunit ClpA yields the protein MLSKDLEVTLNLAFKGARAKRHEFMTVEHLLLALLDNESAADVLHACGADLSALRRELLEFVDSTTPLIPENDTERETQPTLGFQRVLQRAVFHVQSSGKKEVTGANVLVAIFCEQESQAVYYLKQQSVARIDVVNYITHGISRVSSSGSNNTHHSPDPSPEQVDEDLGATSESGGSDPLESYATNLNQEAILGRIDPLVGRSQEVERVTQVLARRRKNNPLLVGESGVGKTAIAEGLARRIVDGEVPEPLQNSTIYSLDLGSLLAGTKYRGDFEKRFKALLAELKKREHAVLFIDEIHTIIGAGAASGGVMDASNLLKPLLSSGQMRCIGSTTFNEYRGIFEKDRALSRRFQKIDVHEPSVEETVQILQGLKSCFEDHHKVRFTDSALEAAAQLANRHITERFLPDKAIDVIDEAGAYQALLPAAKRTDVITVTEIEQVVAKMARIPAKSVSASDKAALAKLDDNLKMVVFGQDIAIEALSTSIKLSRAGLGAEEKPIGSFLFAGPTGVGKTELCRQLAKVMGIELIRFDMSEYMERHTVSRLIGAPPGYVGFDQGGLLTDAVTKHPHSVVLLDEIEKAHPEVFNLLLQVMDHGTLTDNNGRKADFRNVILIMTTNAGAELMSRRSIGFANQDHTTDGLEEIKKMFTPEFRNRLDSIIQFSALSMDVVKTVVDKFVVELQAQLDESRVTLEIDNEAREWLAIHGYDEKMGARPMARLIREKLRKPLAEAVLFGELSEEGGKVEVTVEDDQLKITTAVPALH from the coding sequence ATGCTCAGCAAGGATTTAGAGGTAACGCTCAATCTAGCGTTTAAGGGTGCGCGGGCAAAACGCCATGAGTTCATGACGGTAGAGCACCTTTTGCTGGCGCTGCTGGACAATGAATCCGCGGCGGATGTTCTCCACGCCTGTGGCGCGGACCTCAGTGCCCTGCGCCGTGAACTGTTGGAGTTTGTCGACTCAACAACGCCACTGATCCCGGAGAACGACACGGAACGTGAAACCCAGCCGACACTCGGGTTTCAGCGTGTATTGCAGCGCGCGGTCTTTCACGTGCAATCATCCGGAAAAAAAGAGGTGACAGGAGCCAATGTCCTGGTGGCCATTTTCTGCGAGCAGGAAAGTCAGGCGGTTTACTACCTCAAGCAGCAGAGTGTGGCCCGGATCGACGTGGTGAACTACATCACTCATGGTATTTCCCGTGTCAGTTCGTCCGGAAGCAACAATACACACCACAGCCCGGACCCGTCGCCCGAGCAGGTGGATGAAGATCTTGGGGCAACCTCGGAATCCGGCGGTTCCGACCCATTGGAAAGCTACGCCACCAATCTCAATCAGGAAGCGATTCTCGGCCGGATCGACCCCCTCGTTGGTCGCTCTCAGGAAGTCGAGCGTGTCACCCAGGTACTGGCGCGCCGCCGCAAAAACAACCCCCTGCTGGTGGGGGAATCCGGCGTTGGTAAAACCGCCATCGCCGAAGGTCTCGCCCGCCGTATCGTCGACGGTGAAGTGCCGGAGCCGCTCCAGAACAGCACCATTTACTCGCTGGATCTCGGTTCGCTGTTAGCGGGTACAAAATATCGGGGCGACTTTGAAAAACGTTTCAAAGCGCTGCTGGCGGAACTGAAAAAACGCGAACATGCGGTGTTGTTCATTGACGAAATTCACACCATCATCGGTGCCGGTGCGGCATCCGGTGGTGTTATGGATGCCTCGAATCTGTTGAAGCCGCTGCTCTCCAGTGGCCAGATGCGCTGTATCGGCTCCACGACATTCAACGAGTACCGCGGAATATTTGAAAAGGATCGCGCGCTGTCCCGGCGCTTTCAGAAAATTGATGTTCACGAACCCTCCGTGGAGGAGACCGTACAGATACTGCAGGGGCTTAAATCCTGCTTCGAAGATCATCACAAGGTGCGCTTTACCGACTCGGCACTGGAGGCCGCCGCGCAGCTGGCGAATCGGCACATTACCGAGCGCTTCCTGCCAGACAAGGCCATTGATGTGATTGATGAGGCCGGTGCCTATCAAGCGCTTCTACCTGCGGCGAAACGCACGGATGTTATCACCGTGACCGAGATTGAGCAGGTGGTGGCAAAAATGGCCCGAATTCCTGCAAAGAGCGTCTCCGCCTCCGACAAGGCTGCTCTGGCGAAGCTGGACGACAATCTCAAAATGGTGGTGTTCGGCCAGGACATCGCTATCGAGGCGCTCAGCACTTCCATAAAGCTGTCCCGTGCCGGACTCGGTGCGGAAGAGAAACCTATAGGCTCTTTCCTGTTTGCCGGGCCGACGGGAGTGGGTAAAACAGAGCTGTGTCGCCAGCTGGCTAAGGTGATGGGGATCGAGCTGATTCGGTTCGATATGTCTGAGTATATGGAGCGGCATACCGTGTCCCGTCTGATCGGCGCCCCTCCCGGGTATGTCGGTTTTGACCAGGGCGGGCTGCTGACAGATGCGGTCACCAAGCACCCGCACAGTGTGGTACTGCTTGATGAGATTGAGAAGGCGCACCCGGAAGTCTTTAACCTGTTATTACAGGTGATGGACCACGGTACGCTGACCGACAACAACGGTCGCAAAGCCGATTTCCGCAATGTCATTCTGATCATGACCACCAACGCTGGCGCCGAATTGATGAGCCGTCGCTCCATCGGATTTGCCAATCAGGACCACACAACGGATGGACTGGAAGAGATCAAGAAAATGTTCACTCCAGAGTTCCGGAACCGTTTGGACAGTATCATTCAGTTCAGCGCACTGAGTATGGATGTGGTCAAAACCGTGGTGGATAAATTTGTGGTGGAACTGCAGGCGCAACTGGACGAATCCAGAGTTACTCTGGAAATCGATAACGAAGCGCGTGAGTGGCTCGCCATTCATGGTTACGACGAAAAAATGGGGGCTCGCCCGATGGCGCGCCTTATTCGCGAAAAACTGCGTAAACCTCTGGCTGAGGCCGTGCTATTCGGTGAGCTCTCAGAGGAGGGCGGCAAGGTAGAGGTCACCGTGGAAGACGACCAGCTGAAGATCACAACGGCTGTACCGGCCCTGCATTGA
- the icd gene encoding NADP-dependent isocitrate dehydrogenase yields the protein MGHIQVPANGEKITVNADGSLNVPSSPIIPFIEGDGIGVDITPVMIKVIDAAVSKAYGGDKSIAWMEIFCGEKAAETYSGDWFPAETLEAIKDYVVSIKGPLTTPVGGGFRSLNVALRQELDLYVCQRPVRWFSGVPSPVKEPNKVDMVIFRENSEDIYAGIEWKAGTDEANKVIKFLQEEMGVKKIRFPENCGIGVKPVSEEGTKRLVRKALQYTIDQDRDSLTLVHKGNIMKFTEGAFADWGYEIAREEFGAQPIDGGPWCSFKNPNTGKEIVVKDVIADAMLQQILLRPAEYDVIATLNLNGDYLSDALAAQVGGIGIAPGANLSDEVALFEATHGTAPKYAGQDKVNPGSLILSAEMMLRHLGWNEAAELVIKGMEGAIEAKTVTYDFERLMDGAELKSCSEFGEEVIKHMA from the coding sequence ATGGGTCATATCCAAGTGCCGGCCAACGGCGAAAAAATTACAGTCAACGCAGATGGTTCTCTGAACGTACCGAGCAGCCCGATCATTCCGTTCATCGAGGGTGACGGCATCGGCGTGGATATCACCCCGGTAATGATCAAAGTGATCGATGCGGCAGTCAGCAAAGCCTACGGCGGCGACAAGTCTATTGCCTGGATGGAAATCTTCTGCGGCGAGAAAGCGGCGGAAACCTACAGCGGCGACTGGTTCCCGGCCGAGACCCTGGAAGCGATCAAAGATTACGTTGTCAGCATCAAAGGCCCGCTGACCACTCCGGTAGGCGGCGGCTTCCGCTCCCTGAACGTTGCCCTGCGTCAGGAGCTGGATCTGTATGTATGTCAGCGCCCGGTGCGCTGGTTCAGCGGTGTACCTTCTCCGGTGAAAGAGCCTAACAAGGTAGACATGGTGATCTTCCGCGAGAACTCCGAAGACATCTACGCCGGTATCGAGTGGAAAGCGGGCACCGATGAAGCGAACAAGGTCATCAAGTTCCTGCAGGAAGAGATGGGCGTCAAGAAAATCCGCTTCCCGGAAAACTGCGGTATCGGCGTGAAGCCGGTTTCCGAAGAGGGTACCAAGCGCCTGGTGCGCAAAGCCCTGCAGTACACCATTGATCAGGACCGCGACTCCCTGACCCTGGTGCACAAAGGCAACATCATGAAGTTCACCGAAGGCGCCTTCGCCGACTGGGGTTATGAAATTGCCCGCGAAGAGTTCGGTGCTCAGCCGATCGATGGCGGCCCCTGGTGCAGCTTCAAAAACCCGAATACCGGCAAGGAAATCGTGGTCAAGGACGTAATCGCCGATGCCATGCTGCAGCAGATTCTGCTGCGTCCGGCCGAGTACGACGTAATCGCTACCCTGAACCTGAACGGCGACTACCTGTCCGACGCACTGGCTGCACAGGTAGGCGGTATCGGTATCGCGCCGGGCGCCAACCTGTCTGACGAAGTTGCCCTGTTTGAAGCCACCCACGGTACCGCGCCGAAGTATGCGGGCCAGGACAAGGTAAACCCGGGCTCCCTGATCCTGTCTGCGGAAATGATGCTGCGTCACCTGGGCTGGAACGAAGCGGCTGAGCTGGTCATCAAAGGTATGGAAGGCGCCATCGAAGCCAAGACCGTAACCTATGACTTCGAGCGCCTGATGGACGGCGCCGAGCTGAAATCCTGCTCCGAGTTTGGCGAGGAAGTCATCAAGCACATGGCTTGA
- the mnmA gene encoding tRNA 2-thiouridine(34) synthase MnmA — MSDSDISVPSSSTAQSVTTPRRVIVGMSGGVDSSVAALLLMQQGYEVEGLFMKNWDEDDGTEYCTAKQDLADAEAVCARLGIKLHTANFAAEYWDNVFEYFLAEYKAGRTPNPDILCNREIKFKVFLEYAEALGADAIATGHYTRRRDENGRTYLLKGLDSNKDQSYFLHAVGEAEFARSLFPIGELEKPEVRRIAEKHGLVTHSKKDSTGICFIGERRFKDFLEQYLPAQPGEMQTPEGEVMGQHSGLMYHTIGQRQGLGIGGVKGAGDQPWYVVGKDLERNVLIVAQGKHHPLLYSTGLIATQTHWINGAPPAREFRAAAKTRYRQEDQDCLISVGDNGNLVIAFDKPQRAVTPGQSVVIYQGEICLGGAVIEQATGIGDVDVPRYGSEQQVENTQQAAGSNH, encoded by the coding sequence ATGTCAGATTCGGATATCTCTGTGCCGTCCAGCTCCACTGCCCAATCAGTCACAACGCCGAGGCGAGTCATTGTCGGTATGTCCGGCGGTGTAGACTCCTCCGTGGCCGCCCTGCTCCTGATGCAACAGGGTTACGAGGTGGAAGGGCTGTTCATGAAGAACTGGGACGAGGACGACGGCACTGAGTACTGTACCGCGAAGCAGGATCTGGCAGACGCGGAAGCGGTCTGTGCCCGTCTTGGAATCAAGCTGCACACGGCCAACTTCGCCGCCGAGTACTGGGACAATGTATTCGAGTACTTTCTGGCGGAGTACAAAGCCGGGCGCACCCCAAACCCGGACATCCTCTGCAATCGGGAAATCAAGTTCAAGGTCTTCCTGGAATACGCCGAGGCGCTCGGCGCAGACGCCATCGCCACCGGCCACTACACCCGCCGTCGGGATGAAAACGGTCGTACCTATCTATTGAAGGGACTGGATAGCAACAAAGACCAGAGCTATTTCCTGCACGCGGTAGGAGAGGCGGAATTTGCCCGCTCGCTGTTCCCCATCGGCGAACTGGAAAAACCGGAAGTACGTCGCATCGCCGAAAAGCATGGGTTGGTCACCCACAGCAAGAAGGACAGCACCGGAATCTGCTTTATTGGTGAACGGCGCTTCAAAGACTTTCTGGAACAGTATTTGCCTGCGCAGCCCGGCGAGATGCAGACCCCGGAAGGGGAAGTGATGGGGCAGCACAGTGGCCTGATGTACCACACAATCGGCCAGCGCCAGGGCCTTGGCATCGGTGGTGTGAAAGGTGCCGGCGACCAGCCCTGGTACGTAGTGGGCAAGGATCTCGAGCGAAATGTGCTGATTGTGGCCCAGGGCAAGCATCACCCCCTGCTCTATTCCACCGGTCTCATCGCCACGCAGACCCACTGGATTAACGGAGCTCCGCCGGCTCGCGAATTCCGCGCTGCGGCCAAAACCCGCTACCGCCAGGAAGACCAGGACTGCCTCATTAGCGTCGGCGACAACGGCAACCTGGTGATCGCCTTCGACAAACCTCAGCGCGCAGTCACCCCCGGCCAGTCCGTGGTCATCTATCAGGGCGAAATCTGCTTGGGCGGTGCGGTGATCGAGCAGGCCACCGGCATCGGTGACGTCGACGTACCCCGGTACGGAAGCGAACAACAGGTCGAAAACACCCAACAGGCCGCAGGGAGCAACCATTGA
- the hflD gene encoding high frequency lysogenization protein HflD → MSNWRDQALALAGVFQAAILVERLAKTGTAPAEQMETAVYSLFQQNPETTEDVFGGVEKTLAGLRGARQLLATRSHPEYTDCLRYVLSILYLQRQLAKKPGLLSIIGSRLEKARTQTEHFGIGHENVYANLASIYSDTLSTFRFRIQVLGDFNYLQQQRIANQIRTMLFAGVRSAMLWRQLGGRRLHLLFQRKKLIAAMDALVAKYESLEH, encoded by the coding sequence TTGAGCAACTGGCGAGATCAGGCATTGGCGCTGGCCGGCGTTTTTCAGGCAGCGATTCTGGTGGAGCGCTTGGCCAAAACTGGCACCGCGCCAGCGGAGCAAATGGAAACCGCCGTATACAGCCTGTTTCAGCAGAACCCGGAAACAACCGAGGATGTGTTCGGGGGCGTTGAAAAAACGCTTGCCGGTCTGCGCGGTGCACGCCAACTGCTCGCCACCCGCAGCCATCCGGAATACACGGATTGCCTGCGCTATGTCCTGTCCATTCTTTATCTGCAACGCCAGTTGGCCAAAAAGCCCGGACTGCTTTCCATCATCGGCAGCAGGCTGGAAAAGGCCCGCACGCAAACGGAACACTTCGGCATCGGCCACGAAAATGTTTACGCCAACCTGGCCAGCATTTACAGCGATACCCTGAGCACGTTCCGGTTCCGCATCCAGGTACTGGGGGACTTCAATTACCTGCAACAGCAGCGCATCGCCAACCAGATCCGCACCATGCTGTTCGCCGGTGTGCGCTCTGCGATGCTCTGGCGCCAACTCGGTGGTCGCCGTCTGCACCTGCTGTTCCAGCGCAAGAAACTGATCGCTGCCATGGATGCGCTGGTGGCCAAGTACGAATCACTCGAGCATTAA